In Fusobacterium hwasookii, a single window of DNA contains:
- the recQ gene encoding DNA helicase RecQ: MKSEALKILKEYYGYDNFREGQEKIIDAILEKKNVLGIMTTGAGKSICYQIPALIFEGLTIIISPLISLMKDQVDSLRLIGIEASYLNSSLDNDEYNKILFKIKRGKIKLLYISSERLENKFFLNFIKTVKISMVVVDEAHCVPQWGENFRRSYLRIADFVKYITGKSQIQTLAFTATATPKIKMDIIEKLNIVDPFIYVDYFNRDNIYFKVVDNSGFDKELDIDSKPFIIDYLRKHKGKSGIIYCSTRKNVDDIYSYLVGFDRSVTKYHGGMSKEERDKNQKLFLDDDVEIMVATNAFGMGINKSNIRYVIHANIPADLESYYQEAGRAGRDGGPAEAILVYNEKDRDIQRYLMEKEAEGKKDKNYLNKRLKNFNKMLEYTELKTCYREYILKYFGEKMIRNYCGYCENCKKEKNIKDFSLEAKKIISGVGRAKESLGISTLANMLMGKADTKMLNKGLDKISTFGIMRDDNQEWIESFINYMISEKYLIQSAGSFPVLKLGKKYKDILNGNIKIIRKEDEKIDFDYYENNLFKELNSLRKEISKEENIAPYIIFSDMTLIEMAEKKPRNRWDMLKIKGIGNQKYKSYGEKFLERINNYCMEEKL; the protein is encoded by the coding sequence TTGAAATCAGAAGCACTCAAAATTTTAAAAGAATATTATGGTTATGATAATTTTAGAGAAGGGCAAGAAAAAATAATAGATGCTATTTTGGAGAAAAAAAATGTCTTAGGAATAATGACAACAGGAGCTGGAAAATCTATCTGTTATCAAATACCTGCTTTGATCTTTGAAGGGCTAACTATAATAATTTCTCCTCTAATATCTTTAATGAAAGACCAAGTAGATAGTTTGAGGTTGATTGGAATAGAAGCAAGTTATTTAAACTCAAGTTTAGATAATGATGAATACAATAAGATACTTTTTAAAATAAAAAGAGGAAAGATAAAATTATTATATATCTCATCTGAAAGATTAGAAAATAAATTTTTCTTAAACTTTATAAAAACTGTAAAAATTTCTATGGTAGTAGTAGATGAAGCACATTGTGTACCCCAGTGGGGAGAAAATTTTAGAAGAAGTTATCTAAGGATAGCAGATTTTGTGAAATATATAACAGGAAAAAGCCAAATTCAAACTTTGGCTTTTACTGCTACTGCAACCCCTAAAATTAAAATGGATATAATAGAAAAATTAAATATAGTTGATCCTTTTATCTATGTAGATTACTTTAATAGAGATAATATTTATTTTAAAGTTGTAGATAATAGCGGGTTTGATAAAGAATTAGATATAGATTCCAAGCCTTTTATAATAGATTATTTAAGAAAACATAAAGGAAAATCAGGAATAATTTATTGCTCAACTAGAAAAAATGTAGATGACATTTATAGCTATTTGGTAGGATTTGACAGAAGTGTTACAAAATATCATGGTGGAATGTCTAAGGAAGAAAGAGATAAAAATCAAAAATTATTCTTAGATGATGATGTTGAAATAATGGTTGCAACTAATGCCTTTGGTATGGGGATAAATAAATCTAATATAAGATATGTAATACATGCAAATATTCCAGCTGATTTAGAAAGTTATTATCAAGAAGCAGGTAGAGCAGGAAGAGATGGTGGACCTGCCGAAGCTATTCTTGTATATAATGAAAAAGATAGGGATATTCAAAGATATTTGATGGAGAAGGAAGCAGAAGGAAAAAAAGATAAAAATTATCTCAATAAAAGATTAAAAAATTTCAATAAAATGCTTGAATATACTGAATTAAAAACCTGTTATAGAGAATATATCTTAAAGTATTTTGGTGAAAAAATGATAAGAAATTATTGTGGTTATTGTGAGAACTGCAAAAAAGAGAAGAATATCAAAGATTTTTCACTGGAAGCAAAGAAAATTATTTCAGGGGTAGGTAGGGCAAAAGAAAGTTTGGGAATATCTACACTAGCCAATATGCTTATGGGAAAAGCAGATACAAAAATGTTAAACAAGGGACTTGACAAAATTTCTACATTTGGGATAATGAGAGATGATAATCAAGAGTGGATAGAGAGTTTTATAAATTATATGATTTCTGAAAAATATCTTATACAGAGTGCAGGAAGTTTTCCTGTTTTAAAACTTGGGAAGAAATATAAAGATATTTTAAATGGAAATATAAAAATAATAAGAAAAGAAGATGAGAAAATTGACTTTGATTATTATGAAAATAATTTATTTAAAGAATTAAATTCTCTCAGAAAGGAGATTTCAAAAGAAGAAAATATTGCACCTTATATTATTTTTTCTGATATGACTCTTATAGAGATGGCAGAGAAAAAACCAAGAAATAGGTGGGATATGTTAAAAATAAAAGGTATAGGGAATCAAAAATACAAAAGCTATGGGGAAAAATTTTTAGAAAGAATTAATAATTATTGTATGGAGGAGAAACTATGA
- a CDS encoding alpha-2-macroglobulin family protein, which translates to MKKILKLVFILSLLTLALVACKKDKQNQPNDAGQTETSQGYNDYQQVLYVNEAKFNISGDMVVLFSEELDKNQDFNKLVEIEGLDGDITVMPFINKLIIKADFKKDNPYNIKVSKDIKGISGNTLTDDYIKYNLYLGKKEPSLSFVDSGNVLPSINNKKINFNSVNITKVKLEVVKVYTNNITQYLKLYANEYGVNEWELKDDLGDVIFTKEYEIDSKEDQVIKNSIDLSNTIDTKGIYYVKLSAIGQDSIDYDVAKYGEPNSFGYDNDVIYAKAEKTIILSDIGIVANSNNSKLDLKLLNLNTLNPISGAKLEFISSKNQTLEEGTTNSNGEYKSKTNLDNVFYVLVKYGNEFNVLYLAGNKINYSDFDIGGSLDGSDLKLYTYTDKGYYRPGDEINVSLIARSKEKMNDNQPFEYSFTGPDGSTKINSEVVKESKNGFYTFKIKTDMNDLTGAWTLTIKFGGKEITQKVFIESKIANTIAIDADEDKIYTKADVKDKAIDFKFAFKYLSGANVDKGTIVNFDYSVVEKDTQSKQYKNYVFSNPSNYRYQFTNFAETTLDDGSGEVNLKLDMPDALQSKNLYLSTIVNVSDANGRYSTENKVFKIINRENSVGVQKVSQNENEASVKYILLNEKTDSLVAGKKLKYRVYNKEFNWWYDYYNDDEKSFKENIETVLLEEGEITSGSSPELLKVTKLGDGANFIEIEDEETGHSSGVFVYNYHYGDKKHGTIENLNITSDKEKYNIGDIAKIKYSGAVGSKALITIEKDGKIIKEYWKTLTVKDNEETIVIEKDFFPNAYVSISVFQKYVDKQNDRPLRLYGSVPLMVDDKSRMLTLQVDTKTEVLPGGDLKIKLSNKENKKMYYEVFLVDEGILRMTNYKKPDPYKFFYEKRAKLVQSYDNFSNIIERYSDKVANRLKTGGGDFEEDELASPMAAEVAYKKEDMQLLGDAQRFANLTIFRGVAESDENGNAVVDVKLPNFFGTMRLFVVAVSDESYGSAEKSISVKAPVIVETSAPRVLKVGDKFTVPVTLFPIEKAIGDSEVTLTYNGKTYNKKVNVKDGKSEKVLFELEAPTTVGTTKIDIDFKSSKYSYKDTINLNVDTNYPYQYSEKSLVLEPNQEFTLSAAEYKEFVNGSVKSKLVLSSYQKLGIEKLIKSLLDYPYICLEQISSKGMAMLYIDNLTTDPIEKNDAKNEINTIIGKLNNNYQLRNGAFAYWPGSQEEGISTIYAIRFLIEAKEKGYYVPETMFEKSKEYLNSIAMRTDVPKVEVLYLLAAIGDPNVSEMNIVFDRYYKDISVVEKWRLLAAYSKIGEKDFARKEADKLPRKAERKDGSYYADDSAEILKYYTVIYGTADAELYNSVLAMAKSDAWLTTYEKANIVQALAGDGKVSPEKKNLSFKLIVDGKEQNLELKDGEYTFRNLGLKENSKKIVIKNTSSSKLYVNSFYKGKPVKYDEKDESKNITITRKFVDMAGKEIDVKNLKAGTRFKMILTSKLANADSPDISLLQILPSGWEFDNTQTNIQSSGGDMIPVPENAEEVDNQEYGESSSPNNVNYVDIKDDRVAYFYRLYSGEDKVIEINLIAVTPGTYRLPGTKVESMYNNNYRAYLKGFEVKVKE; encoded by the coding sequence ATGAAAAAAATTTTAAAGCTAGTATTTATTTTATCTTTACTAACATTAGCTTTGGTAGCTTGTAAAAAAGATAAACAAAATCAACCAAATGATGCTGGCCAAACAGAAACAAGTCAAGGATATAATGACTATCAACAAGTACTCTATGTTAATGAAGCAAAATTTAATATATCAGGAGATATGGTAGTTTTATTTTCAGAAGAACTGGATAAAAATCAAGATTTTAATAAATTAGTTGAAATTGAAGGTTTAGATGGAGATATAACTGTTATGCCTTTTATAAATAAACTTATTATAAAAGCTGACTTCAAAAAAGACAATCCATATAATATAAAAGTTAGTAAAGATATAAAGGGGATTTCTGGGAATACATTGACAGATGATTATATAAAATATAATTTATATTTAGGTAAAAAAGAACCTAGTTTATCATTTGTTGATTCTGGAAATGTTTTACCAAGTATAAATAACAAGAAAATTAACTTTAATTCAGTAAATATTACAAAAGTTAAACTTGAAGTTGTTAAAGTTTATACAAATAATATAACTCAATATTTAAAACTATATGCTAATGAATATGGTGTTAATGAATGGGAACTTAAAGATGATTTAGGAGATGTTATCTTTACTAAAGAATATGAAATAGATAGTAAAGAAGACCAAGTTATAAAAAATAGTATAGATTTATCAAATACAATAGATACTAAAGGAATTTATTATGTTAAATTATCTGCAATTGGGCAAGATAGTATAGATTATGATGTAGCAAAATATGGAGAACCTAATAGTTTTGGTTATGATAATGATGTAATCTATGCAAAAGCAGAAAAAACAATAATACTTTCAGATATAGGTATAGTTGCTAATTCTAATAACTCAAAGTTAGATTTAAAGTTATTAAATCTTAATACTTTAAATCCTATTTCAGGTGCAAAACTTGAATTTATAAGTTCTAAAAATCAAACTCTTGAAGAAGGAACAACTAATTCAAATGGAGAATATAAATCTAAAACTAATTTAGATAATGTTTTTTATGTGCTTGTAAAATATGGAAATGAATTTAATGTTTTATATTTAGCAGGAAATAAAATAAATTACTCTGATTTTGATATTGGTGGTTCATTAGATGGTTCTGATTTAAAACTTTATACTTATACAGATAAAGGATATTATAGACCTGGTGATGAAATAAATGTATCTTTAATTGCTAGAAGTAAAGAAAAAATGAATGATAATCAACCTTTTGAATATTCATTTACAGGACCAGATGGTTCAACTAAAATTAATAGTGAAGTAGTTAAAGAGTCTAAAAATGGATTCTATACTTTTAAAATTAAGACTGATATGAATGATTTAACAGGAGCTTGGACTTTAACAATTAAGTTTGGTGGAAAAGAAATTACACAAAAAGTATTTATAGAATCTAAGATTGCAAATACAATAGCTATTGATGCAGATGAAGATAAAATTTACACTAAAGCAGATGTTAAGGATAAAGCAATAGATTTTAAATTTGCATTTAAGTATTTAAGTGGAGCAAATGTAGATAAGGGAACTATTGTAAACTTTGATTATAGTGTTGTAGAAAAAGATACACAATCTAAACAATATAAAAATTATGTTTTTAGCAACCCTTCAAATTATAGATATCAATTTACAAATTTTGCTGAAACAACATTAGATGATGGTTCAGGAGAAGTTAATTTGAAATTGGATATGCCAGATGCTTTACAAAGTAAAAATCTTTACTTAAGTACAATAGTAAATGTTTCAGATGCTAATGGAAGATACAGTACAGAAAATAAAGTATTTAAAATTATAAATAGAGAAAATTCAGTTGGAGTTCAAAAAGTAAGCCAAAATGAAAATGAAGCTAGTGTAAAATATATTCTATTAAATGAAAAAACTGATAGTTTAGTTGCAGGAAAGAAATTAAAATATAGAGTATATAATAAGGAATTTAACTGGTGGTATGACTACTATAATGATGATGAAAAATCTTTTAAAGAAAATATTGAAACAGTTCTTTTAGAAGAAGGAGAAATTACTTCTGGTTCTTCACCTGAACTTTTAAAAGTTACTAAATTAGGTGATGGTGCAAACTTTATAGAAATAGAAGATGAAGAAACAGGACATAGTTCAGGAGTATTTGTTTATAACTACCACTATGGAGATAAAAAACATGGAACTATTGAAAATCTAAATATTACTTCTGATAAAGAAAAATACAATATTGGAGATATTGCAAAGATAAAATATAGTGGAGCAGTTGGTTCAAAAGCATTAATAACTATTGAAAAAGATGGTAAGATTATAAAAGAATATTGGAAGACTTTAACAGTAAAAGATAATGAAGAAACTATTGTTATTGAAAAAGATTTCTTCCCTAATGCTTATGTAAGTATATCTGTTTTCCAAAAATATGTTGATAAACAAAATGATAGACCACTAAGACTTTATGGTTCAGTTCCATTGATGGTTGATGATAAGAGCAGAATGTTGACACTTCAAGTTGATACTAAAACAGAAGTTTTACCAGGTGGAGATTTAAAAATAAAATTATCTAATAAAGAAAATAAAAAGATGTACTATGAAGTATTCCTTGTAGATGAAGGAATATTAAGAATGACTAATTATAAGAAGCCAGATCCTTATAAATTCTTCTATGAAAAAAGAGCTAAGTTAGTTCAAAGTTATGATAACTTCTCTAATATCATTGAAAGATATTCAGACAAGGTTGCCAATAGATTGAAAACTGGTGGAGGAGACTTTGAAGAAGATGAGTTAGCTAGCCCAATGGCAGCAGAGGTAGCTTATAAAAAAGAAGACATGCAATTACTAGGAGATGCACAAAGATTTGCTAATTTAACTATATTTAGAGGTGTTGCAGAAAGTGATGAAAATGGTAATGCAGTAGTTGATGTAAAATTGCCTAATTTCTTTGGAACAATGAGATTATTTGTTGTAGCAGTTTCAGATGAAAGCTATGGAAGTGCTGAAAAATCAATTTCAGTAAAAGCACCTGTAATAGTTGAAACTTCTGCACCAAGAGTTTTAAAAGTTGGAGATAAATTTACTGTTCCTGTAACTTTATTCCCTATTGAAAAAGCTATTGGAGATTCAGAAGTTACTCTAACTTATAATGGAAAAACTTATAATAAAAAAGTTAATGTAAAAGATGGTAAGAGTGAAAAAGTTTTATTTGAACTTGAAGCACCAACAACTGTTGGAACAACTAAAATAGATATCGATTTTAAATCTAGTAAATACAGTTATAAAGATACTATTAACTTAAATGTTGATACAAATTATCCTTATCAATATAGTGAAAAATCATTAGTACTAGAACCTAATCAAGAATTTACATTATCTGCAGCAGAATATAAAGAATTTGTAAATGGAAGTGTAAAATCTAAGTTAGTACTTTCTAGCTATCAAAAATTAGGAATTGAAAAATTGATAAAATCATTATTAGATTATCCTTATATTTGCTTAGAACAAATATCATCAAAAGGTATGGCAATGCTATATATTGATAATTTGACAACTGACCCAATAGAAAAAAATGATGCTAAGAATGAAATTAATACTATAATTGGTAAATTAAATAATAATTATCAATTAAGAAATGGAGCATTTGCATATTGGCCAGGTTCTCAAGAAGAAGGAATATCAACTATATATGCAATTAGATTCTTAATAGAAGCAAAAGAAAAAGGTTACTATGTTCCAGAAACTATGTTTGAAAAATCTAAGGAATATCTAAATTCAATAGCTATGAGAACAGATGTACCAAAAGTAGAAGTGTTATACTTATTGGCAGCAATAGGTGATCCTAATGTTTCTGAAATGAATATAGTCTTTGATAGATACTATAAAGATATATCTGTTGTTGAAAAATGGAGACTACTTGCTGCATATAGTAAGATAGGTGAAAAAGATTTTGCTAGAAAAGAAGCAGATAAACTTCCTAGAAAAGCTGAAAGAAAAGACGGAAGTTATTATGCAGATGATAGTGCTGAAATATTGAAATACTATACAGTAATTTATGGTACAGCAGATGCAGAACTTTATAATTCAGTTCTTGCTATGGCTAAAAGCGATGCTTGGTTGACTACTTATGAAAAAGCTAATATAGTTCAAGCATTAGCAGGAGATGGAAAAGTAAGTCCTGAAAAGAAAAATCTATCTTTCAAACTTATAGTTGATGGAAAAGAACAAAACTTAGAGCTTAAAGATGGAGAATATACATTTAGAAATTTAGGTTTAAAAGAAAATTCTAAGAAGATAGTTATAAAAAATACTTCATCTAGCAAATTATATGTAAATTCTTTCTATAAAGGAAAACCTGTAAAATATGATGAAAAAGATGAAAGTAAAAATATTACTATAACAAGAAAATTTGTTGATATGGCTGGAAAAGAAATAGATGTTAAGAACTTAAAAGCTGGAACTAGATTTAAGATGATATTAACTTCTAAACTGGCTAATGCAGATTCACCTGATATCTCATTATTACAAATTTTACCAAGTGGTTGGGAATTTGATAATACACAAACTAATATCCAAAGTTCAGGTGGAGATATGATACCAGTTCCTGAAAATGCAGAAGAAGTTGATAACCAAGAATATGGAGAAAGTTCATCACCTAATAATGTTAATTATGTAGACATAAAAGATGATAGAGTTGCTTACTTCTATCGATTGTATTCAGGAGAAGATAAAGTAATTGAAATTAATTTAATTGCTGTAACTCCTGGAACATATAGATTACCTGGAACAAAAGTTGAATCTATGTATAACAATAATTACAGAGCATATCTAAAAGGTTTTGAAGTTAAAGTTAAAGAATAA
- the pbpC gene encoding penicillin-binding protein 1C: protein MLKNINFKKGIIFFITLFILLFIYLIKVYITYDPKKLVEEINYSKVVLDRKGEILSVFLNNEEEFHIKYDGEVPETLKIAVINYEDKKFYSHSGVDYPRILKSFFNNITGGKKMGASTVSMQVVKLLEPKKRTYFNKLVEVVKAYKLESKFSKEEILKIYLNNVPYGSNIVGYSGAIKMYFNKEVKDLSYAEAALLAVLPNSPGILNLKKNNDKLEAKRNRLLKTLLDRKLIDERQYKFSLLEKFPNKIYYYEKKAPQFSIFLKNKYPEKIIKSTLDYNLQKKLEKIVHDYSNSMKDVGINNAAVLVVNNKTKEVLAYVASQDFYDKRNNGEIDGLQAKRSPASRLKPFLFALSIDDGLIVPDSIYPDVPIYFGNFYPKNSTNTFTGMVKIDEALIKSLNIPFVKLLSDYGVDRFYYFLENNDNYPEDRFDKYGLSLILGTREMRPVDIAKLYMGLANYGRVSNLKYTLAEDKPKEYQQFSKGASYLTLDTLSRVVRPGNENLYSEQRPISWKTGTSYGMKDAWAVGVSPDYTVLVWLGNFNQKSIFSLSGVETAGNLLFKVFNIVDINSKTFEKPIDDLKEIEIDEKTGYRKFYEVESKKVPYPKEAKLLRISPYYKKIFVDEDDMEIDSRSPNFDKRKEKIVIEYPIEVSNYFFLNGVRENKNVKIAYPVQNLNIFVPKDFDGYKKVSMKLYNPNNEYVYWYLDEDYVGYSNEKEKFFELDIGKHKLTIVTESGAREEVKFNINKR, encoded by the coding sequence ATGTTAAAAAATATTAATTTTAAGAAAGGGATTATTTTTTTCATAACTCTTTTTATATTGCTTTTTATTTATTTGATAAAAGTATACATAACTTATGACCCAAAAAAATTAGTTGAAGAAATTAATTATAGTAAGGTTGTTTTAGATAGAAAAGGGGAGATTTTATCAGTATTTTTAAATAATGAAGAAGAATTTCATATAAAATATGATGGAGAAGTTCCTGAAACACTTAAAATAGCAGTTATTAACTATGAAGATAAAAAGTTCTATTCACATTCTGGAGTAGATTATCCTAGAATATTAAAATCATTTTTTAATAATATAACAGGTGGAAAAAAAATGGGAGCAAGTACAGTAAGTATGCAAGTTGTAAAGTTACTTGAACCTAAAAAAAGAACATACTTTAATAAATTGGTGGAAGTTGTCAAAGCATATAAATTAGAAAGTAAATTTTCAAAAGAAGAAATTTTAAAAATCTACTTAAATAATGTTCCCTATGGTTCAAATATAGTTGGATATTCTGGGGCTATAAAGATGTATTTTAACAAAGAAGTAAAAGATTTAAGTTATGCAGAGGCAGCACTTTTAGCAGTTTTACCAAATTCACCTGGAATTTTAAACTTAAAAAAGAATAATGATAAACTTGAAGCTAAAAGAAATAGACTTTTAAAGACTTTATTGGATAGAAAATTAATAGATGAAAGACAGTATAAATTTAGCTTACTTGAAAAATTTCCTAATAAAATTTATTATTATGAAAAAAAAGCACCACAGTTTTCTATATTTTTGAAAAACAAATATCCTGAAAAAATTATAAAGTCAACTTTGGATTATAATTTACAAAAGAAATTAGAAAAAATTGTACACGATTATTCAAATTCAATGAAAGATGTTGGAATAAATAATGCAGCTGTCTTAGTAGTAAATAATAAAACTAAGGAAGTTCTTGCTTATGTTGCTTCACAAGATTTTTATGATAAAAGAAATAATGGAGAAATTGATGGTTTACAAGCTAAAAGGTCTCCAGCCTCTCGTTTGAAACCATTTCTTTTTGCCTTATCAATTGATGATGGACTTATAGTTCCAGATAGTATTTATCCTGATGTACCAATATATTTTGGAAATTTCTATCCTAAGAATTCAACAAATACTTTTACAGGTATGGTAAAAATAGATGAGGCACTTATAAAATCTTTAAATATACCTTTTGTTAAACTATTGTCAGATTATGGAGTGGATAGATTTTATTATTTCTTAGAAAATAATGACAATTACCCAGAAGATAGATTTGATAAATATGGACTTTCTTTAATCTTGGGAACAAGAGAAATGAGACCTGTTGACATAGCAAAATTATATATGGGACTTGCAAACTATGGAAGAGTATCAAATTTAAAATATACTTTGGCAGAAGATAAACCAAAAGAATATCAACAATTTTCTAAGGGAGCAAGTTATTTGACACTTGACACTTTATCTAGGGTAGTAAGACCAGGAAATGAAAATTTATATAGTGAACAAAGACCTATTTCTTGGAAAACAGGGACTAGTTATGGTATGAAAGATGCTTGGGCAGTTGGAGTAAGTCCTGATTATACAGTTCTTGTTTGGTTAGGAAATTTCAATCAAAAATCTATTTTTTCATTATCAGGAGTAGAAACAGCAGGAAATCTATTATTTAAAGTTTTTAATATAGTGGATATAAATTCAAAAACTTTTGAGAAGCCAATAGATGATTTAAAAGAAATAGAAATTGATGAAAAAACAGGTTACAGAAAATTTTATGAAGTGGAAAGTAAAAAAGTTCCATATCCTAAGGAAGCAAAGTTATTAAGAATATCTCCATACTATAAAAAAATATTTGTTGATGAGGATGATATGGAGATTGATTCAAGAAGTCCAAATTTTGATAAGAGAAAAGAAAAAATTGTGATAGAATATCCAATAGAAGTTTCAAACTATTTCTTCTTAAATGGTGTCAGAGAAAATAAGAATGTAAAAATTGCTTATCCAGTACAAAACTTAAATATCTTTGTTCCAAAGGATTTTGATGGTTACAAAAAGGTATCTATGAAATTATATAATCCTAATAATGAATATGTTTATTGGTATCTTGATGAAGATTATGTAGGCTATTCAAATGAGAAAGAGAAATTTTTTGAACTTGATATAGGAAAACATAAACTTACAATTGTTACAGAAAGTGGAGCAAGGGAAGAAGTAAAATTTAATATAAATAAGAGGTAG
- a CDS encoding ABC transporter permease, with protein sequence MIEFFLAKKQMFERKKQSILSIVGVFIGITVLIVSLGVSNGLDKNMINSILSLTSHITVYSPENISDYEEISKDIETLKGVKGVVPTIETQGIIKYEGLIEPYVAGVKVVGYDLEKAIKTMNLDKYIIDGKIDLEDKKGVLIGNELAKATGASVGDKIKLITSEETDLEMNVAGIFQSGFYEYDINMVLIPLATAQYITYSDNTVGRLSVRLDNPYDAQEIVFDVARKLPETYFIGTWGEQNKALLSALTLEKTIMLVVFSLIAIVAGFLIWITLNTLVREKTKDIGIMRAMGFSKKNIMLIFLIQGIILGIIGIILGIIVSLILLYYIKNYAVDLVSNIYYLKDIPIEISLKEIAVIVGANFLVILISSIFPAYRAAKLENVEALRYE encoded by the coding sequence ATGATAGAATTTTTTCTAGCAAAAAAACAGATGTTTGAAAGAAAGAAACAAAGTATTTTATCCATTGTTGGAGTTTTTATAGGAATAACAGTTTTAATAGTTTCGCTTGGTGTTTCAAATGGGCTAGATAAAAATATGATAAATAGTATATTATCATTAACTAGCCATATAACTGTGTATTCACCAGAAAATATTTCAGATTATGAAGAAATTTCAAAGGATATAGAAACATTAAAAGGTGTTAAAGGTGTTGTCCCTACAATAGAAACACAAGGAATTATAAAATATGAAGGTTTAATAGAGCCTTATGTTGCGGGAGTAAAAGTTGTTGGTTATGATTTAGAAAAAGCTATTAAAACAATGAATTTAGATAAGTATATTATTGATGGAAAAATAGATTTAGAAGATAAAAAGGGAGTTTTAATAGGAAATGAATTAGCCAAAGCAACAGGAGCATCAGTTGGAGATAAAATAAAATTGATCACTTCTGAAGAAACTGACTTAGAAATGAATGTAGCTGGAATATTTCAAAGTGGTTTCTATGAATATGATATAAATATGGTACTTATTCCACTTGCTACTGCACAATATATAACATATAGTGATAACACTGTCGGTAGATTATCAGTGAGATTAGATAATCCTTATGATGCACAAGAAATTGTATTTGATGTAGCAAGAAAACTTCCTGAAACTTATTTTATAGGAACTTGGGGAGAACAAAATAAAGCTTTACTTTCTGCTTTAACTTTAGAAAAGACAATAATGCTTGTAGTATTTTCTCTTATAGCAATAGTTGCAGGTTTCTTGATATGGATAACTTTAAATACTCTTGTAAGAGAAAAGACAAAAGATATTGGAATTATGAGAGCAATGGGATTTTCTAAGAAAAATATCATGTTAATATTTTTAATACAAGGAATAATATTGGGAATAATAGGAATAATATTAGGGATAATTGTATCATTAATTTTACTTTATTATATTAAAAACTATGCAGTGGACTTAGTATCTAATATTTATTATTTAAAGGATATTCCAATAGAAATTTCTTTAAAAGAAATAGCTGTTATTGTAGGGGCAAACTTTTTAGTAATTTTAATTTCTAGTATATTTCCTGCTTACAGAGCTGCTAAACTTGAAAATGTGGAGGCACTTAGATATGAATAA
- a CDS encoding ABC transporter ATP-binding protein — protein MNNIIMKLEDIDKFYMETGNKLHILKKLNLEIKRGEFVSILGKTGSGKSTLLNIMGLLDKIDGGKIWIDNKEVSSLNEMERNNIKNHFLGFVFQFHYLMSEFTALENVMIPALLNNFKNKVEIEKEAKELLEIVGLAERIKHKPNQLSGGEKQRVAIARAMINKPKLILADEPTGNLDEDTGELIFSLFRKINKEHNQSIVVVTHARDLSQVTDRQVYLKRGVLE, from the coding sequence ATGAATAATATAATTATGAAATTAGAAGATATAGATAAATTCTATATGGAGACAGGAAATAAATTACATATTTTAAAAAAGTTAAATTTAGAAATTAAAAGAGGAGAATTTGTATCAATTTTAGGGAAAACAGGTTCAGGAAAATCAACACTTTTAAATATAATGGGTTTACTAGATAAAATAGATGGTGGTAAAATTTGGATAGATAATAAAGAGGTTTCTTCACTTAATGAAATGGAAAGAAATAATATTAAAAATCATTTTTTAGGTTTTGTATTTCAGTTTCATTATTTGATGAGTGAATTCACTGCACTTGAAAATGTTATGATACCAGCACTTTTAAATAATTTTAAAAATAAAGTAGAAATAGAAAAAGAGGCAAAAGAACTATTAGAAATAGTTGGTTTAGCAGAAAGAATAAAACATAAGCCTAATCAATTGTCAGGTGGAGAAAAACAAAGAGTTGCAATAGCAAGAGCTATGATTAATAAACCAAAACTTATTTTAGCAGATGAACCTACTGGAAACTTGGATGAAGATACAGGTGAACTTATATTCTCACTTTTTAGAAAAATAAATAAGGAACATAATCAAAGTATAGTTGTGGTAACTCATGCTAGAGATTTATCACAAGTTACTGATAGACAGGTTTATTTAAAAAGAGGAGTGCTTGAATAA